From the genome of Chloroflexota bacterium, one region includes:
- a CDS encoding FAD-binding protein, with protein MIKHPRIPDRWDLEVDLVSVGSSGGGLVAAMLGHDLGMSTVVLEKADSLGGATALSGGIIWIPFNKHMLRLGISDSREETLGYVRRVSMGHHDEAILAAYLDNCNPMLEWVEQNTPLKMSCATDASRTEYCADVPGGKPMGRKIWPNPDVMPQILAEVEKTQPMLAKVSKDPVKDLIGPRDPWVQGRGLIGPLVMACVRRGINILTNTRGRELIVRNGRVIGVRAQRDGRDFFVRGRKGVLLATGGFEWNPEMNKRFIYAPSLYAYTVPSNEGDGHIMGMEVGGALALMDHSIFMPGLNLPGEVMENGRPLYRPFVSGYPGMILVNRHGKRCCDECFYPDQGRALTAYDRINGEYLNWPVFFVCDQAFRDIFPIIDLTGTEMADWIKKGDTVPALAEALGIPGNNLAETVERFNRFAREGRDPDFHRGESTYDRQWGEIVFAGRKPSPVLGPLEKPPFYGIKLGLTTAGNLGGLVTNANAQVIDVRGEVIPGLYGTSNTQAMLLMGHHYESGAAQGKSMVFGYIAARHMARDGRKRK; from the coding sequence ATGATCAAGCATCCCAGGATTCCTGACAGGTGGGATTTGGAAGTTGATCTGGTATCGGTGGGGTCAAGCGGCGGCGGTTTGGTGGCTGCCATGCTGGGCCATGATCTGGGTATGAGCACGGTGGTACTAGAGAAGGCAGATAGCCTGGGCGGGGCTACTGCTCTTTCCGGCGGTATCATCTGGATACCGTTCAACAAGCACATGCTGAGACTGGGCATCAGCGATTCTCGGGAGGAAACGCTGGGATATGTGCGTCGGGTGAGCATGGGACACCACGATGAGGCGATCCTGGCTGCTTACCTGGACAACTGCAACCCGATGCTGGAATGGGTGGAGCAGAACACTCCTTTGAAGATGTCATGTGCCACCGATGCCAGCCGCACGGAGTACTGCGCAGACGTACCCGGCGGGAAACCGATGGGCCGCAAGATCTGGCCGAACCCTGATGTCATGCCGCAGATATTGGCCGAAGTGGAGAAGACCCAGCCCATGCTGGCCAAGGTGAGTAAGGACCCTGTGAAGGATCTTATTGGGCCACGTGACCCCTGGGTGCAGGGCAGAGGACTGATTGGCCCGCTGGTGATGGCCTGCGTTCGCCGAGGTATCAACATCCTCACCAACACCCGCGGTCGGGAGCTCATCGTCCGAAACGGCCGGGTCATCGGAGTGCGGGCGCAGCGCGACGGGCGGGACTTCTTCGTCAGAGGCAGGAAGGGCGTGCTCTTGGCCACGGGAGGATTCGAGTGGAACCCTGAGATGAACAAGCGGTTCATCTACGCACCGTCTCTGTATGCTTACACTGTACCCTCTAACGAGGGGGACGGCCATATCATGGGGATGGAGGTTGGCGGTGCCCTGGCGCTCATGGATCACAGCATCTTCATGCCAGGCCTCAACCTCCCCGGTGAGGTCATGGAAAACGGTAGGCCGCTCTATCGCCCCTTCGTCTCCGGCTATCCGGGCATGATTCTGGTTAACCGCCACGGTAAGCGCTGCTGCGACGAGTGTTTCTACCCTGACCAGGGGAGGGCACTCACGGCCTATGACCGCATCAACGGGGAATACCTCAACTGGCCAGTATTCTTTGTCTGCGACCAGGCATTCAGGGATATCTTTCCCATAATAGACCTCACAGGCACAGAAATGGCTGACTGGATCAAGAAGGGTGACACTGTACCAGCGCTGGCTGAGGCATTAGGTATCCCAGGGAATAACCTCGCGGAGACGGTGGAGCGCTTCAACAGATTCGCCCGCGAGGGACGTGACCCCGACTTCCACCGTGGGGAGAGCACGTATGACCGTCAATGGGGCGAGATAGTATTCGCCGGCCGGAAGCCAAGCCCGGTGCTGGGTCCTTTGGAGAAGCCTCCGTTCTATGGCATCAAACTGGGCTTGACCACGGCCGGTAACCTGGGAGGGCTGGTAACCAATGCCAATGCTCAGGTCATAGATGTCCGCGGAGAGGTTATTCCAGGGCTATATGGCACCAGCAACACACAGGCCATGCTGCTGATGGGCCATCACTACGAGAGCGGTGCGGCACAGGGCAAGAGCATGGTCTTCGGGTATATCGCCGCCCGGCACATGGCCCGAGACGGAAGAAAGAGGAAATAG